The following are encoded in a window of Arvicanthis niloticus isolate mArvNil1 chromosome 1, mArvNil1.pat.X, whole genome shotgun sequence genomic DNA:
- the Shkbp1 gene encoding SH3KBP1-binding protein 1 isoform X1: MAVAMTSAEGVPGRGAPGEVIHLNVGGKRFSTSRQTLTWIPDSFFSSLLSGRISTLKDETGAIFIDRDPTVFAPILNFLRTKELDPRGVHGSSLLHEAQFYGLTPLVRRLQVREELDRSSCGNVLFNGYLPPPVFPVKRRNRHSLVGPQQIGGRPAPVRRSNTMPPNLGNAGLLGRMLDERAPPSPSGQPEEPGMVRLVCGHHNWIAVAYTHFLVCYRLKEASGWQLSFSSPRLDWPIERLALTARVLGGALGEHDKMVAAATGSEILLWALQAQGGGSEIGVFHLGVPVEALFFVGNQLIATSHTGRVGVWNAVTKHWQVQEVQPITSYDAAGSFLLLGCSNGSIYYVDVQKFPLRMKDNDLLVSELYRDPAEDGVTALSVYLTPKTSDSGNWIEIAYGTSSGVVRVIVQHPETVGSGPQLFQTFSVHRSPVTKIMLSEKHLISVCADNNHVRTWSVTRFRGMISTQPGSTPLASFKILALESADGLGGCSAGNDIGPYGERDDQQVFIQKVVPNASQLFVRLSSTGHRVCSVRSVDGSPMTAFTVLECEGSRRRGSRPRRYLLTGQANGSLAMWDLTTAMDGLGQTPAGGLTEEELTDQLEQCELSPLASSRGSFPSPSPRTSLTSLHSASSNTSLCGHRGSPSPPQAEARRRGAGSFVDRCQELARGAPELRRPPTPAPRPYTSLGNPLTPPQNTLNETSF, encoded by the exons ATGGCTGTCGCGATGACTTCAGCGGAGGGGGTCCCGGGTCGGGGAGCACCCGGGGAAGTGATTCATCTGAACGTAGGGGGCAAGCG GTTCAGTACCTCTCGCCAGACGCTTACCTGGATCCCAGACTCCTTCTTCTCCAG TCTTTTGAGCGGACGCATCTCAACCCTGAAAGATGAGACCGGAGCT ATTTTCATCGACCGGGACCCCACTGTCTTTGCCCCAATCCTCAATTTCCTGCGGACCAAAGAGTTAGACCCTAG GGGTGTCCATGGTTCCAGCCTCCTCCATGAAGCCCAATTCTATGGGCTCACTCCACTGG TTCGTCGCCTGCAGGTAAGGGAAGAGTTGGATCGATCTTCCTGCGGAAATGTCCTCTTCAATGGTTATCTACCTCCTCCAG TGTTCCCAGTGAAGCGGCGGAACCGACACAGCCTGGTGGGGCCCCAGCAAATAGGGGGACGCCCAGCCCCTGTTCGACGGAGCAACACGATGCCCCCCAATTTGGGTAATGCAGGGTTGCTGGGCCGAATGCTGGATGAGAGAGCACCTCCATCCCCATCAG GCCAACCGGAGGAGCCAGGGATGGTGCGCCTGGTGTGTGGTCACCACAACTGGATTGCTGTGGCATATACCCACTTTCTCGTCTGTTAtag GCTGAAGGAAGCCTCCGGTTGGCAGCTTTCATTCTCCAGCCCACGCCTGGATTGGCCCATCGAGCGCTTGGCTCTCACAGCACGGGTGCTTGGCGGTGCTCTGGGGGAGCATGACAAGATGGTGGCTGCAGCCACAGGCAGCGAGATCCTTCTGTGGGCGCTACAGGCACAAGGTGGTGGCTCTGAGATAG GTGTCTTCCACCTcggtgtgcctgtggaggccttGTTCTTTGTGGGAAACCAGCTCATTGCCACAAGCCACACAGGACGCGTTGGTGTCTGGAATGCCGTGACCAAGCACTGGCAG GTCCAGGAGGTCCAGCCTATCACGAGTTATGACGCAGCcggctccttcctcctcctgggcTGCAGCAACGGCTCCATCTATTACGTAG ATGTGCAGAAATTCCCCCTGCGGATGAAGGACAATGACCTTCTCGTCAGTGAGCTCTACCGAGACCCAGCAGAGGATGGGGTCACCGCCCTCAGCGTCTACCTCACCCCCAAGACCA GTGACAGTGGGAACTGGATTGAGATTGCCTACGGCACCAGCTCCGGGGTGGTGCGGGTCATCGTGCAGCACCCGGAGACGGTGGGCTCAGGACCCCAGCTCTTCCAAACCTTCAGCGTGCACCGCAGCCCCGTGACCAAGATCATGCTGTCAGAGAAGCACCTCATCTCTG TGTGTGCCGACAACAACCATGTTCGGACATGGTCTGTGACCCGCTTCCGAGGCATGATCTCCACCCAGCCTGGCTCCACTCCACTCGCATCCTTCAAGATCCTGGCGCTAGAATCGGCTGATGGGCTCGGTGGCTGCAGTGCTGGCAACGACATTG GTCCCTATGGTGAGCGGGATGACCAACAGGTGTTCATCCAGAAGGTGGTGCCAAATGCCAGCCAGCTGTTTGTGCGTCTCTCCTCCACTGGGCATCG GGTGTGTTCTGTGCGCTCAGTGGATGGCTCTCCCATGACTGCCTTCACAGTGTTGGAGTGTGAGGGCTCCAGGAGACGGGGCTCCAGACCCCGACGTTACCTGCTTACTGGCCAGGCTAATGGCAGCCTGGCCATGTGGGACCTGACCACTGCCATGGATGGCCTGGGCCAAACCCCTG CAGGCGGCCTGACAGAAGAAGAGCTGACGGACCAACTGGAGCAGTGTGAATTGAGCCCACTGGCCTCCTCCCGGGGCTctttccccagcccctcacccAGGACCTCTCTTACCAG TCTCCACTCAGCCTCCAGCAACACCTCCCTGTGTGGCCACAGAGGGAGCCCCAGCCCACCGCAGGCGGAGGCCCGTCGCCGCGGGGCGGGAAGCTTCGTGGATCGGTGTCAGGAACTGGCAAGGGGTGCACCGGAGCTCCGACGGCCACCAACGCCAGCCCCTCGACCCTACACCAGCCTTGGGAATCCCCTGACACCTCCCCAAAACACTCTTAACGAAACTTCCTTTTGA
- the Shkbp1 gene encoding SH3KBP1-binding protein 1 isoform X2, which produces MAVAMTSAEGVPGRGAPGEVIHLNVGGKRFSTSRQTLTWIPDSFFSSLLSGRISTLKDETGAIFIDRDPTVFAPILNFLRTKELDPRGVHGSSLLHEAQFYGLTPLVRRLQVREELDRSSCGNVLFNGYLPPPVFPVKRRNRHSLVGPQQIGGRPAPVRRSNTMPPNLGNAGLLGRMLDERAPPSPSGQPEEPGMVRLVCGHHNWIAVAYTHFLVCYRLKEASGWQLSFSSPRLDWPIERLALTARVLGGALGEHDKMVAAATGSEILLWALQAQGGGSEIGVFHLGVPVEALFFVGNQLIATSHTGRVGVWNAVTKHWQVQEVQPITSYDAAGSFLLLGCSNGSIYYVDVQKFPLRMKDNDLLVSELYRDPAEDGVTALSVYLTPKTSDSGNWIEIAYGTSSGVVRVIVQHPETVGSGPQLFQTFSVHRSPVTKIMLSEKHLISVCADNNHVRTWSVTRFRGMISTQPGSTPLASFKILALESADGLGGCSAGNDIGPYGERDDQQVFIQKVVPNASQLFVRLSSTGHRVCSVRSVDGSPMTAFTVLECEGSRRRGSRPRRYLLTGQANGSLAMWDLTTAMDGLGQTPGGLTEEELTDQLEQCELSPLASSRGSFPSPSPRTSLTSLHSASSNTSLCGHRGSPSPPQAEARRRGAGSFVDRCQELARGAPELRRPPTPAPRPYTSLGNPLTPPQNTLNETSF; this is translated from the exons ATGGCTGTCGCGATGACTTCAGCGGAGGGGGTCCCGGGTCGGGGAGCACCCGGGGAAGTGATTCATCTGAACGTAGGGGGCAAGCG GTTCAGTACCTCTCGCCAGACGCTTACCTGGATCCCAGACTCCTTCTTCTCCAG TCTTTTGAGCGGACGCATCTCAACCCTGAAAGATGAGACCGGAGCT ATTTTCATCGACCGGGACCCCACTGTCTTTGCCCCAATCCTCAATTTCCTGCGGACCAAAGAGTTAGACCCTAG GGGTGTCCATGGTTCCAGCCTCCTCCATGAAGCCCAATTCTATGGGCTCACTCCACTGG TTCGTCGCCTGCAGGTAAGGGAAGAGTTGGATCGATCTTCCTGCGGAAATGTCCTCTTCAATGGTTATCTACCTCCTCCAG TGTTCCCAGTGAAGCGGCGGAACCGACACAGCCTGGTGGGGCCCCAGCAAATAGGGGGACGCCCAGCCCCTGTTCGACGGAGCAACACGATGCCCCCCAATTTGGGTAATGCAGGGTTGCTGGGCCGAATGCTGGATGAGAGAGCACCTCCATCCCCATCAG GCCAACCGGAGGAGCCAGGGATGGTGCGCCTGGTGTGTGGTCACCACAACTGGATTGCTGTGGCATATACCCACTTTCTCGTCTGTTAtag GCTGAAGGAAGCCTCCGGTTGGCAGCTTTCATTCTCCAGCCCACGCCTGGATTGGCCCATCGAGCGCTTGGCTCTCACAGCACGGGTGCTTGGCGGTGCTCTGGGGGAGCATGACAAGATGGTGGCTGCAGCCACAGGCAGCGAGATCCTTCTGTGGGCGCTACAGGCACAAGGTGGTGGCTCTGAGATAG GTGTCTTCCACCTcggtgtgcctgtggaggccttGTTCTTTGTGGGAAACCAGCTCATTGCCACAAGCCACACAGGACGCGTTGGTGTCTGGAATGCCGTGACCAAGCACTGGCAG GTCCAGGAGGTCCAGCCTATCACGAGTTATGACGCAGCcggctccttcctcctcctgggcTGCAGCAACGGCTCCATCTATTACGTAG ATGTGCAGAAATTCCCCCTGCGGATGAAGGACAATGACCTTCTCGTCAGTGAGCTCTACCGAGACCCAGCAGAGGATGGGGTCACCGCCCTCAGCGTCTACCTCACCCCCAAGACCA GTGACAGTGGGAACTGGATTGAGATTGCCTACGGCACCAGCTCCGGGGTGGTGCGGGTCATCGTGCAGCACCCGGAGACGGTGGGCTCAGGACCCCAGCTCTTCCAAACCTTCAGCGTGCACCGCAGCCCCGTGACCAAGATCATGCTGTCAGAGAAGCACCTCATCTCTG TGTGTGCCGACAACAACCATGTTCGGACATGGTCTGTGACCCGCTTCCGAGGCATGATCTCCACCCAGCCTGGCTCCACTCCACTCGCATCCTTCAAGATCCTGGCGCTAGAATCGGCTGATGGGCTCGGTGGCTGCAGTGCTGGCAACGACATTG GTCCCTATGGTGAGCGGGATGACCAACAGGTGTTCATCCAGAAGGTGGTGCCAAATGCCAGCCAGCTGTTTGTGCGTCTCTCCTCCACTGGGCATCG GGTGTGTTCTGTGCGCTCAGTGGATGGCTCTCCCATGACTGCCTTCACAGTGTTGGAGTGTGAGGGCTCCAGGAGACGGGGCTCCAGACCCCGACGTTACCTGCTTACTGGCCAGGCTAATGGCAGCCTGGCCATGTGGGACCTGACCACTGCCATGGATGGCCTGGGCCAAACCCCTG GCGGCCTGACAGAAGAAGAGCTGACGGACCAACTGGAGCAGTGTGAATTGAGCCCACTGGCCTCCTCCCGGGGCTctttccccagcccctcacccAGGACCTCTCTTACCAG TCTCCACTCAGCCTCCAGCAACACCTCCCTGTGTGGCCACAGAGGGAGCCCCAGCCCACCGCAGGCGGAGGCCCGTCGCCGCGGGGCGGGAAGCTTCGTGGATCGGTGTCAGGAACTGGCAAGGGGTGCACCGGAGCTCCGACGGCCACCAACGCCAGCCCCTCGACCCTACACCAGCCTTGGGAATCCCCTGACACCTCCCCAAAACACTCTTAACGAAACTTCCTTTTGA